A portion of the Etheostoma cragini isolate CJK2018 chromosome 13, CSU_Ecrag_1.0, whole genome shotgun sequence genome contains these proteins:
- the ltbp3 gene encoding latent-transforming growth factor beta-binding protein 3 isoform X3: MPTLIARLLVIWLSVHRLVWCTERSSTRERFKVVIAPLICKRICLNGQCQDTCEQGNNTTLIAENGQASDTLFGQGFRVVVCPLTCMNGGVCSSRKHCLCPPGFTGRLCQFPLQQTQQAQAARGNKQPVYPISLKPDVQKLVEQLSIGRTQLTQTHFTLPMSEVQFNVRVHHTPDTSVVIQPIDQSDVKPPHKTGPRPIPARHKPKGRCFQETTPKQACNSTPLPVLTNQEDCCGTVGNSWGQNKCYQCPKLPNASVKHTIVEDYGSTCPQGYKRFNSTHCQDINECSMQGVCQNGDCLNTLGSFKCSCKAGLVFDRNRCVESPAEQAQCFRIASEARGCEHALPTHLTQEMCCCTVGKAWGHNCERCPQVGTVAFSKICPAGKGYFLQNIRETVAFPPIFFPTKFDMEEPKQPVRPLEKVTVAQPSTTTTSSPRVPVVKPTPPTIVRMTPGNDPFETQTKVLSETDECSLSRNICGHGECENSPNGHICHCHLGYHLNPLRNICEDDNECDSEPCGYGRGTCINIEGGYKCFCRQGYKHMVQHGRLKCVDVNECSKQDICGARGQCVNLPGSYKCECHSGFRSKSHRHPTCEDINECLNADTCPNEQCENKPGSYECLPCLPGHEARTGNCYDINECQKPGICPNGRCENLPGTYRCLCNEGFLPTSDSKGCRDIDECEDVRLCANGHCINTEGSFHCQCYPGYQRTQEGSHCEDINECERPSNCQRGRCINSMGSYHCECQKGYTLVGGRRCQDIDECAADRSLCQPFGSCENRPGSYVCACNHGFVLSEDKHSCEAVQVLMDEKKECYLNLDDTVFCDSVLATNVTKQECCCSIGVGWGDHCEIYPCPVSQSAEFHFLCPNGQGLYYDEGLLYSLPVYHDIDECFLFADEICKKGRCENTQPGYECYCQQGFYYDGNLLECIDVNECHDESLCTNGHCVNTEGSFYCNCNRPWTPDSNKKKCVIATVADVNECKDPVNCKNGHCVDTPGSYYCICSLPWTLATDRNSCVTPEEQADRTAAHKDVCFLQVDEGLICSEPRNGMVVTYSECCCHYGRGWGPECNTCPPRNSEMFSRLCDMHLETESDGEQDFLAAFANYNPGDSSEEDSDECSCVNGRCVRSYLGTMCECNTGFRLDHSRTRCIDIDECAEPGARVSPCKNARCVNTAGSYKCFCKQGFVATRRPNTCVRRRTR, encoded by the exons ATGCCCACTCTGATCGCCCGTCTGCTTGTCATCTGGCTGAGCGTCCACAGGCTGGTGTGGTGCACGGAGCGCTCCTCCACGCGGGAGCGCTTCAAGGTGGTCATCGCTCCTCTCATCTGCAAGCGGATCTGCCTGAATGGACAGTGTCAGGATACCTGCGAGCAGGGCAACAACACCACGCTGATCGCGGAGAACGGGCAGGCGTCGGACACGCTCTTCGGACAGGGCTTCAGGGTCG TTGTCTGTCCCCTGACGTGTATGAATGGAGGAGTATGCAGTTCGAGGAAACACTGCCTGTGTCCTCCTGGCTTCACCGGTCGGCTCTGCCAGTTTCCACTCCAGCAGACGCAGCAAGCTCAGGCAGCACGAGGCAACAAGCAGCCTGTCTATCCCATATCTTTGAAGCCAGACGTTCAGAAACTAGTGGAGCAATTAAGCATAGGGCGTACCCAGTTGACGCAAACACACTTTACCCTACCCATGTCAGAAG TGCAGTTTAATGTTCGTGTTCACCACACGCCAGACACCTCTGTAGTCATTCAACCCATCGACCAATCAGATGTCAAGCCTCCTCACAAGACAGGGCCGCGCCCGATCCCTGCCAGACACAAACCAAAGGGGCGCTGCTTCCAGGAGACCACACCCAAACAAGCT TGCAACAGCACCCCGCTTCCTGTTCTGACCAATCAGGAGGATTGCTGTGGCACTGTGGGGAATTCATGGGGACAAAACAAGTGTTATCAGTGCCCCAAACTACCAA ACGCATCAGTCAAGCATACCATTGTGGAAGACTACGGCTCTACCTGTCCGCAAGGCTATAAAAGATTCAACAGCACTCACTGTCAAG ATATCAACGAGTGCTCCATGCAGGGCGTCTGTCAGAATGGAGACTGTCTGAACACACTGGGCAGCTTCAAATGTTCCTGCAAGGCCGGTTTGGTGTTTGACAGGAATCGATGTGTTG AGTCTCCTGCTGAGCAGGCTCAGTGCTTCCGGATAGCCTCCGAGGCGAGGGGCTGCGAGCACGCACTGCCCACCCACCTCACCCAGGAGATGTGCTGCTGCACCGTGGGCAAAGCCTGGGGCCACAACTGTGAAAGATGTCCTCAGGTGGGCACAG TGGCCTTCAGTAAGATCTGCCCTGCTGGGAAAGGATACTTTCTCCAAAATATAAGAGAGACCGTGGCCTTCCCTCCCATTTTCTTCCCCACCAAGTTTGACATGGAGG AACCCAAGCAGCCG GTGAGGCCTCTAGAGAAGGTGACTGTTGCACAACCgtctaccaccaccaccagcagtcCTCGTGTGCCTG TTGTTAAACCCACCCCTCCAACAATCGTCCGAATGACCCCAGGCAATGACCCCTTCGAAACACAGACAAAAGTATTGT CAGAGACAGATGAATGCAGTCTAAGCAGGAACATTTGTGGTCACGGAGAGTGTGAAAACAGCCCGAACGGCCACATTTGTCACTGTCACCTTGGCTACCATCTCAATCCGCTGAGGAACATCTGTGAGG ATGATAATGAATGTGACTCAGAACCGTGCGGCTACGGCAGAGGCACTTGCATCAACATAGAAGGAGGTTACAAATGCTTCTGTCGTCAGGGCTATAAACACATGGTGCAGCATGGGAGACTCAAGTGCGTAG ATGTGAATGAGTGCTCTAAGCAGGACATCTGTGGTGCCAGAGGCCAGTGTGTGAACCTGCCTGGTTCTTACAAATGTGAATGTCACAGCGGCTTTAGGAGCAAGTCACACCGTCACCCAACATGTGAAG ACATTAATGAGTGTTTGAATGCCGATACTTGTCCCAATGAgcaatgtgaaaacaaaccaGGCTCATATGAGTGTTTGCCTTGCTTGCCTGGTCATGAGGCCCGCACTGGCAACTGTTATG ACATTAATGAGTGTCAGAAGCCTGGCATCTGTCCTAACGGGCGCTGTGAGAACCTCCCTGGTACTTACCGCTGCCTTTGCAACGAGGGCTTCCTCCCAACTTCGGACAGCAAAGGTTGCCGTG ACATTGATGAGTGTGAGGACGTCAGGCTGTGTGCTAATGGCCACTGCATCAATACAGAAGGCTCCTTCCATTGCCAGTGCTACCCGGGATACCAACGCACCCAGGAAGGCAGCCACTGCGAAG ATATCAATGAGTGTGAGAGGCCATCGAACTGTCAGAGGGGCCGCTGTATCAACAGTATGGGCTCCTACCACTGCGAGTGCCAAAAGGGCTACACACTGGTGGGAGGCAGGAGGTGCCAAG ACATAGACGAATGTGCCGCAGACAGAAGTCTCTGCCAGCCCTTTGGGTCTTGTGAGAACAGACCAGGCTcgtatgtgtgtgcttgcaatCACGGTTTTGTCCTCTCAGAGGACAAACACAGCTGTGAGG CAGTTCAAGTGCTGATGGATGAGAAGAAGGAATGCTACTTGAACCTCGATGACACTGTGTTCTGCGACAGTGTTCTGGCTACCAACGTGACCAAGCAGGAGTGCTGCTGCTCCATTGGGGTGGGATGGGGAGATCACTGTGAGATCTATCCCTGTCCTGTCTCCCAGTCAG CTGAGTTCCACTTCCTGTGTCCAAACGGGCAAGGCCTCTACTATGATGAAGGACTCCTGTACAGCCTGCCTGTCTACCATG ATATCGACGAGTGTTTTTTGTTCGCTGATGAAATCTGCAAGAAGGGTCGCTGTGAGAACACGCAGCCAGGCTATGAGTGCTACTGTCAACAGGGCTTCTACTATGACGGCAACCTTCTTGAGTGCATTG ATGTGAACGAATGCCACGACGAGTCTCTGTGCACTAATGGTCACTGCGTCAACACCGAAGGGTCGTTCTACTGCAACTGTAACCGGCCCTGGACTCCAGACTCCAACAAGAAGAAGTGTGTGATAGCAACAGTTGCAG ATGTAAATGAGTGCAAGGACCCAGTCAACTGTAAGAATGGCCACTGTGTGGACACTCCAGGGTCGTATTACTGCATCTGCTCTCTACCCTGGACCCTGGCCACCGACCGTAACAGTTGTGTGACTCCTGAGGAGCAGGCGG ATCGCACTGCTGCCCACAAGGATGTGTGTTTCCTGCAGGTTGATGAGGGCTTGATCTGCAGCGAGCCCAGGAACGGCATGGTGGTGACGTACTCAGAGTGCTGCTGTCACTACGGTCGCGGCTGGGGGCCCGAGTGTAACACCTGTCCACCCAGAAACTCAG AGATGTTTAGTCGTCTGTGTGATATGCATCTGGAGACAGAGTCTGATGGGGAGCAGGATTTCCTGGCAGCTTTCGCCAACTACAACCCAG gtgacAGTTCAGAGGAGGATTCGGACGAATGCAGCTGTGTAAATGGTCGCTGTGTTCGCTCCTACCTGGGCACCATGTGTGAATGTAACACAGGCTTTAGGCTGGACCACTCCCGCACCCGCTGTATAG ACATTGATGAGTGTGCAGAACCAGGAGCTCGTGTCAGTCCATGCAAGAACGCTCGCTGTGTGAACACCGCTGGCTCATACAAGTGCTTCTGCAAACAAGGCTTTGTGGCCACACGCAGGCCAAACACATGTGTCAGACGCAGAACTCGGTAA
- the ltbp3 gene encoding latent-transforming growth factor beta-binding protein 3 isoform X1: MPTLIARLLVIWLSVHRLVWCTERSSTRERFKVVIAPLICKRICLNGQCQDTCEQGNNTTLIAENGQASDTLFGQGFRVVVCPLTCMNGGVCSSRKHCLCPPGFTGRLCQFPLQQTQQAQAARGNKQPVYPISLKPDVQKLVEQLSIGRTQLTQTHFTLPMSEVQFNVRVHHTPDTSVVIQPIDQSDVKPPHKTGPRPIPARHKPKGRCFQETTPKQACNSTPLPVLTNQEDCCGTVGNSWGQNKCYQCPKLPNASVKHTIVEDYGSTCPQGYKRFNSTHCQDINECSMQGVCQNGDCLNTLGSFKCSCKAGLVFDRNRCVESPAEQAQCFRIASEARGCEHALPTHLTQEMCCCTVGKAWGHNCERCPQVGTVAFSKICPAGKGYFLQNIRETVAFPPIFFPTKFDMEEPKQPVRPLEKVTVAQPSTTTTSSPRVPVVKPTPPTIVRMTPGNDPFETQTKVLSETDECSLSRNICGHGECENSPNGHICHCHLGYHLNPLRNICEDDNECDSEPCGYGRGTCINIEGGYKCFCRQGYKHMVQHGRLKCVDVNECSKQDICGARGQCVNLPGSYKCECHSGFRSKSHRHPTCEDINECLNADTCPNEQCENKPGSYECLPCLPGHEARTGNCYDINECQKPGICPNGRCENLPGTYRCLCNEGFLPTSDSKGCRDIDECEDVRLCANGHCINTEGSFHCQCYPGYQRTQEGSHCEDINECERPSNCQRGRCINSMGSYHCECQKGYTLVGGRRCQDIDECAADRSLCQPFGSCENRPGSYVCACNHGFVLSEDKHSCEAVQVLMDEKKECYLNLDDTVFCDSVLATNVTKQECCCSIGVGWGDHCEIYPCPVSQSAEFHFLCPNGQGLYYDEGLLYSLPVYHDIDECFLFADEICKKGRCENTQPGYECYCQQGFYYDGNLLECIDVNECHDESLCTNGHCVNTEGSFYCNCNRPWTPDSNKKKCVIATVADVNECKDPVNCKNGHCVDTPGSYYCICSLPWTLATDRNSCVTPEEQADVNECQDPSYCKNGRCENTPGSFHCFCDPPLTFSAALKQCVYDDRTAAHKDVCFLQVDEGLICSEPRNGMVVTYSECCCHYGRGWGPECNTCPPRNSEMFSRLCDMHLETESDGEQDFLAAFANYNPGDSSEEDSDECSCVNGRCVRSYLGTMCECNTGFRLDHSRTRCIDIDECAEPGARVSPCKNARCVNTAGSYKCFCKQGFVATRRPNTCVRRRTR, from the exons ATGCCCACTCTGATCGCCCGTCTGCTTGTCATCTGGCTGAGCGTCCACAGGCTGGTGTGGTGCACGGAGCGCTCCTCCACGCGGGAGCGCTTCAAGGTGGTCATCGCTCCTCTCATCTGCAAGCGGATCTGCCTGAATGGACAGTGTCAGGATACCTGCGAGCAGGGCAACAACACCACGCTGATCGCGGAGAACGGGCAGGCGTCGGACACGCTCTTCGGACAGGGCTTCAGGGTCG TTGTCTGTCCCCTGACGTGTATGAATGGAGGAGTATGCAGTTCGAGGAAACACTGCCTGTGTCCTCCTGGCTTCACCGGTCGGCTCTGCCAGTTTCCACTCCAGCAGACGCAGCAAGCTCAGGCAGCACGAGGCAACAAGCAGCCTGTCTATCCCATATCTTTGAAGCCAGACGTTCAGAAACTAGTGGAGCAATTAAGCATAGGGCGTACCCAGTTGACGCAAACACACTTTACCCTACCCATGTCAGAAG TGCAGTTTAATGTTCGTGTTCACCACACGCCAGACACCTCTGTAGTCATTCAACCCATCGACCAATCAGATGTCAAGCCTCCTCACAAGACAGGGCCGCGCCCGATCCCTGCCAGACACAAACCAAAGGGGCGCTGCTTCCAGGAGACCACACCCAAACAAGCT TGCAACAGCACCCCGCTTCCTGTTCTGACCAATCAGGAGGATTGCTGTGGCACTGTGGGGAATTCATGGGGACAAAACAAGTGTTATCAGTGCCCCAAACTACCAA ACGCATCAGTCAAGCATACCATTGTGGAAGACTACGGCTCTACCTGTCCGCAAGGCTATAAAAGATTCAACAGCACTCACTGTCAAG ATATCAACGAGTGCTCCATGCAGGGCGTCTGTCAGAATGGAGACTGTCTGAACACACTGGGCAGCTTCAAATGTTCCTGCAAGGCCGGTTTGGTGTTTGACAGGAATCGATGTGTTG AGTCTCCTGCTGAGCAGGCTCAGTGCTTCCGGATAGCCTCCGAGGCGAGGGGCTGCGAGCACGCACTGCCCACCCACCTCACCCAGGAGATGTGCTGCTGCACCGTGGGCAAAGCCTGGGGCCACAACTGTGAAAGATGTCCTCAGGTGGGCACAG TGGCCTTCAGTAAGATCTGCCCTGCTGGGAAAGGATACTTTCTCCAAAATATAAGAGAGACCGTGGCCTTCCCTCCCATTTTCTTCCCCACCAAGTTTGACATGGAGG AACCCAAGCAGCCG GTGAGGCCTCTAGAGAAGGTGACTGTTGCACAACCgtctaccaccaccaccagcagtcCTCGTGTGCCTG TTGTTAAACCCACCCCTCCAACAATCGTCCGAATGACCCCAGGCAATGACCCCTTCGAAACACAGACAAAAGTATTGT CAGAGACAGATGAATGCAGTCTAAGCAGGAACATTTGTGGTCACGGAGAGTGTGAAAACAGCCCGAACGGCCACATTTGTCACTGTCACCTTGGCTACCATCTCAATCCGCTGAGGAACATCTGTGAGG ATGATAATGAATGTGACTCAGAACCGTGCGGCTACGGCAGAGGCACTTGCATCAACATAGAAGGAGGTTACAAATGCTTCTGTCGTCAGGGCTATAAACACATGGTGCAGCATGGGAGACTCAAGTGCGTAG ATGTGAATGAGTGCTCTAAGCAGGACATCTGTGGTGCCAGAGGCCAGTGTGTGAACCTGCCTGGTTCTTACAAATGTGAATGTCACAGCGGCTTTAGGAGCAAGTCACACCGTCACCCAACATGTGAAG ACATTAATGAGTGTTTGAATGCCGATACTTGTCCCAATGAgcaatgtgaaaacaaaccaGGCTCATATGAGTGTTTGCCTTGCTTGCCTGGTCATGAGGCCCGCACTGGCAACTGTTATG ACATTAATGAGTGTCAGAAGCCTGGCATCTGTCCTAACGGGCGCTGTGAGAACCTCCCTGGTACTTACCGCTGCCTTTGCAACGAGGGCTTCCTCCCAACTTCGGACAGCAAAGGTTGCCGTG ACATTGATGAGTGTGAGGACGTCAGGCTGTGTGCTAATGGCCACTGCATCAATACAGAAGGCTCCTTCCATTGCCAGTGCTACCCGGGATACCAACGCACCCAGGAAGGCAGCCACTGCGAAG ATATCAATGAGTGTGAGAGGCCATCGAACTGTCAGAGGGGCCGCTGTATCAACAGTATGGGCTCCTACCACTGCGAGTGCCAAAAGGGCTACACACTGGTGGGAGGCAGGAGGTGCCAAG ACATAGACGAATGTGCCGCAGACAGAAGTCTCTGCCAGCCCTTTGGGTCTTGTGAGAACAGACCAGGCTcgtatgtgtgtgcttgcaatCACGGTTTTGTCCTCTCAGAGGACAAACACAGCTGTGAGG CAGTTCAAGTGCTGATGGATGAGAAGAAGGAATGCTACTTGAACCTCGATGACACTGTGTTCTGCGACAGTGTTCTGGCTACCAACGTGACCAAGCAGGAGTGCTGCTGCTCCATTGGGGTGGGATGGGGAGATCACTGTGAGATCTATCCCTGTCCTGTCTCCCAGTCAG CTGAGTTCCACTTCCTGTGTCCAAACGGGCAAGGCCTCTACTATGATGAAGGACTCCTGTACAGCCTGCCTGTCTACCATG ATATCGACGAGTGTTTTTTGTTCGCTGATGAAATCTGCAAGAAGGGTCGCTGTGAGAACACGCAGCCAGGCTATGAGTGCTACTGTCAACAGGGCTTCTACTATGACGGCAACCTTCTTGAGTGCATTG ATGTGAACGAATGCCACGACGAGTCTCTGTGCACTAATGGTCACTGCGTCAACACCGAAGGGTCGTTCTACTGCAACTGTAACCGGCCCTGGACTCCAGACTCCAACAAGAAGAAGTGTGTGATAGCAACAGTTGCAG ATGTAAATGAGTGCAAGGACCCAGTCAACTGTAAGAATGGCCACTGTGTGGACACTCCAGGGTCGTATTACTGCATCTGCTCTCTACCCTGGACCCTGGCCACCGACCGTAACAGTTGTGTGACTCCTGAGGAGCAGGCGG ATGTGAATGAGTGCCAGGACCCATCGTACTGTAAGAATGGGAGGTGTGAGAACACGCCCGGCTCCTTTCACTGTTTTTGCGACCCTCCCCTCACCTTCAGTGCAGCGCTGAAACAGTGCGTCTATGACG ATCGCACTGCTGCCCACAAGGATGTGTGTTTCCTGCAGGTTGATGAGGGCTTGATCTGCAGCGAGCCCAGGAACGGCATGGTGGTGACGTACTCAGAGTGCTGCTGTCACTACGGTCGCGGCTGGGGGCCCGAGTGTAACACCTGTCCACCCAGAAACTCAG AGATGTTTAGTCGTCTGTGTGATATGCATCTGGAGACAGAGTCTGATGGGGAGCAGGATTTCCTGGCAGCTTTCGCCAACTACAACCCAG gtgacAGTTCAGAGGAGGATTCGGACGAATGCAGCTGTGTAAATGGTCGCTGTGTTCGCTCCTACCTGGGCACCATGTGTGAATGTAACACAGGCTTTAGGCTGGACCACTCCCGCACCCGCTGTATAG ACATTGATGAGTGTGCAGAACCAGGAGCTCGTGTCAGTCCATGCAAGAACGCTCGCTGTGTGAACACCGCTGGCTCATACAAGTGCTTCTGCAAACAAGGCTTTGTGGCCACACGCAGGCCAAACACATGTGTCAGACGCAGAACTCGGTAA
- the ltbp3 gene encoding latent-transforming growth factor beta-binding protein 3 isoform X4 — MPTLIARLLVIWLSVHRLVWCTERSSTRERFKVVIAPLICKRICLNGQCQDTCEQGNNTTLIAENGQASDTLFGQGFRVVVCPLTCMNGGVCSSRKHCLCPPGFTGRLCQFPLQQTQQAQAARGNKQPVYPISLKPDVQKLVEQLSIGRTQLTQTHFTLPMSEVQFNVRVHHTPDTSVVIQPIDQSDVKPPHKTGPRPIPARHKPKGRCFQETTPKQACNSTPLPVLTNQEDCCGTVGNSWGQNKCYQCPKLPNASVKHTIVEDYGSTCPQGYKRFNSTHCQDINECSMQGVCQNGDCLNTLGSFKCSCKAGLVFDRNRCVESPAEQAQCFRIASEARGCEHALPTHLTQEMCCCTVGKAWGHNCERCPQVGTVAFSKICPAGKGYFLQNIRETVAFPPIFFPTKFDMEEPKQPVRPLEKVTVAQPSTTTTSSPRVPVVKPTPPTIVRMTPGNDPFETQTKVLSETDECSLSRNICGHGECENSPNGHICHCHLGYHLNPLRNICEDDNECDSEPCGYGRGTCINIEGGYKCFCRQGYKHMVQHGRLKCVDVNECSKQDICGARGQCVNLPGSYKCECHSGFRSKSHRHPTCEDINECLNADTCPNEQCENKPGSYECLPCLPGHEARTGNCYDINECQKPGICPNGRCENLPGTYRCLCNEGFLPTSDSKGCRDIDECEDVRLCANGHCINTEGSFHCQCYPGYQRTQEGSHCEDINECERPSNCQRGRCINSMGSYHCECQKGYTLVGGRRCQDIDECAADRSLCQPFGSCENRPGSYVCACNHGFVLSEDKHSCEAVQVLMDEKKECYLNLDDTVFCDSVLATNVTKQECCCSIGVGWGDHCEIYPCPVSQSAEFHFLCPNGQGLYYDEGLLYSLPVYHDIDECFLFADEICKKGRCENTQPGYECYCQQGFYYDGNLLECIDVNECHDESLCTNGHCVNTEGSFYCNCNRPWTPDSNKKKCVIATVADVNECQDPSYCKNGRCENTPGSFHCFCDPPLTFSAALKQCVYDDRTAAHKDVCFLQVDEGLICSEPRNGMVVTYSECCCHYGRGWGPECNTCPPRNSEMFSRLCDMHLETESDGEQDFLAAFANYNPGDSSEEDSDECSCVNGRCVRSYLGTMCECNTGFRLDHSRTRCIDIDECAEPGARVSPCKNARCVNTAGSYKCFCKQGFVATRRPNTCVRRRTR, encoded by the exons ATGCCCACTCTGATCGCCCGTCTGCTTGTCATCTGGCTGAGCGTCCACAGGCTGGTGTGGTGCACGGAGCGCTCCTCCACGCGGGAGCGCTTCAAGGTGGTCATCGCTCCTCTCATCTGCAAGCGGATCTGCCTGAATGGACAGTGTCAGGATACCTGCGAGCAGGGCAACAACACCACGCTGATCGCGGAGAACGGGCAGGCGTCGGACACGCTCTTCGGACAGGGCTTCAGGGTCG TTGTCTGTCCCCTGACGTGTATGAATGGAGGAGTATGCAGTTCGAGGAAACACTGCCTGTGTCCTCCTGGCTTCACCGGTCGGCTCTGCCAGTTTCCACTCCAGCAGACGCAGCAAGCTCAGGCAGCACGAGGCAACAAGCAGCCTGTCTATCCCATATCTTTGAAGCCAGACGTTCAGAAACTAGTGGAGCAATTAAGCATAGGGCGTACCCAGTTGACGCAAACACACTTTACCCTACCCATGTCAGAAG TGCAGTTTAATGTTCGTGTTCACCACACGCCAGACACCTCTGTAGTCATTCAACCCATCGACCAATCAGATGTCAAGCCTCCTCACAAGACAGGGCCGCGCCCGATCCCTGCCAGACACAAACCAAAGGGGCGCTGCTTCCAGGAGACCACACCCAAACAAGCT TGCAACAGCACCCCGCTTCCTGTTCTGACCAATCAGGAGGATTGCTGTGGCACTGTGGGGAATTCATGGGGACAAAACAAGTGTTATCAGTGCCCCAAACTACCAA ACGCATCAGTCAAGCATACCATTGTGGAAGACTACGGCTCTACCTGTCCGCAAGGCTATAAAAGATTCAACAGCACTCACTGTCAAG ATATCAACGAGTGCTCCATGCAGGGCGTCTGTCAGAATGGAGACTGTCTGAACACACTGGGCAGCTTCAAATGTTCCTGCAAGGCCGGTTTGGTGTTTGACAGGAATCGATGTGTTG AGTCTCCTGCTGAGCAGGCTCAGTGCTTCCGGATAGCCTCCGAGGCGAGGGGCTGCGAGCACGCACTGCCCACCCACCTCACCCAGGAGATGTGCTGCTGCACCGTGGGCAAAGCCTGGGGCCACAACTGTGAAAGATGTCCTCAGGTGGGCACAG TGGCCTTCAGTAAGATCTGCCCTGCTGGGAAAGGATACTTTCTCCAAAATATAAGAGAGACCGTGGCCTTCCCTCCCATTTTCTTCCCCACCAAGTTTGACATGGAGG AACCCAAGCAGCCG GTGAGGCCTCTAGAGAAGGTGACTGTTGCACAACCgtctaccaccaccaccagcagtcCTCGTGTGCCTG TTGTTAAACCCACCCCTCCAACAATCGTCCGAATGACCCCAGGCAATGACCCCTTCGAAACACAGACAAAAGTATTGT CAGAGACAGATGAATGCAGTCTAAGCAGGAACATTTGTGGTCACGGAGAGTGTGAAAACAGCCCGAACGGCCACATTTGTCACTGTCACCTTGGCTACCATCTCAATCCGCTGAGGAACATCTGTGAGG ATGATAATGAATGTGACTCAGAACCGTGCGGCTACGGCAGAGGCACTTGCATCAACATAGAAGGAGGTTACAAATGCTTCTGTCGTCAGGGCTATAAACACATGGTGCAGCATGGGAGACTCAAGTGCGTAG ATGTGAATGAGTGCTCTAAGCAGGACATCTGTGGTGCCAGAGGCCAGTGTGTGAACCTGCCTGGTTCTTACAAATGTGAATGTCACAGCGGCTTTAGGAGCAAGTCACACCGTCACCCAACATGTGAAG ACATTAATGAGTGTTTGAATGCCGATACTTGTCCCAATGAgcaatgtgaaaacaaaccaGGCTCATATGAGTGTTTGCCTTGCTTGCCTGGTCATGAGGCCCGCACTGGCAACTGTTATG ACATTAATGAGTGTCAGAAGCCTGGCATCTGTCCTAACGGGCGCTGTGAGAACCTCCCTGGTACTTACCGCTGCCTTTGCAACGAGGGCTTCCTCCCAACTTCGGACAGCAAAGGTTGCCGTG ACATTGATGAGTGTGAGGACGTCAGGCTGTGTGCTAATGGCCACTGCATCAATACAGAAGGCTCCTTCCATTGCCAGTGCTACCCGGGATACCAACGCACCCAGGAAGGCAGCCACTGCGAAG ATATCAATGAGTGTGAGAGGCCATCGAACTGTCAGAGGGGCCGCTGTATCAACAGTATGGGCTCCTACCACTGCGAGTGCCAAAAGGGCTACACACTGGTGGGAGGCAGGAGGTGCCAAG ACATAGACGAATGTGCCGCAGACAGAAGTCTCTGCCAGCCCTTTGGGTCTTGTGAGAACAGACCAGGCTcgtatgtgtgtgcttgcaatCACGGTTTTGTCCTCTCAGAGGACAAACACAGCTGTGAGG CAGTTCAAGTGCTGATGGATGAGAAGAAGGAATGCTACTTGAACCTCGATGACACTGTGTTCTGCGACAGTGTTCTGGCTACCAACGTGACCAAGCAGGAGTGCTGCTGCTCCATTGGGGTGGGATGGGGAGATCACTGTGAGATCTATCCCTGTCCTGTCTCCCAGTCAG CTGAGTTCCACTTCCTGTGTCCAAACGGGCAAGGCCTCTACTATGATGAAGGACTCCTGTACAGCCTGCCTGTCTACCATG ATATCGACGAGTGTTTTTTGTTCGCTGATGAAATCTGCAAGAAGGGTCGCTGTGAGAACACGCAGCCAGGCTATGAGTGCTACTGTCAACAGGGCTTCTACTATGACGGCAACCTTCTTGAGTGCATTG ATGTGAACGAATGCCACGACGAGTCTCTGTGCACTAATGGTCACTGCGTCAACACCGAAGGGTCGTTCTACTGCAACTGTAACCGGCCCTGGACTCCAGACTCCAACAAGAAGAAGTGTGTGATAGCAACAGTTGCAG ATGTGAATGAGTGCCAGGACCCATCGTACTGTAAGAATGGGAGGTGTGAGAACACGCCCGGCTCCTTTCACTGTTTTTGCGACCCTCCCCTCACCTTCAGTGCAGCGCTGAAACAGTGCGTCTATGACG ATCGCACTGCTGCCCACAAGGATGTGTGTTTCCTGCAGGTTGATGAGGGCTTGATCTGCAGCGAGCCCAGGAACGGCATGGTGGTGACGTACTCAGAGTGCTGCTGTCACTACGGTCGCGGCTGGGGGCCCGAGTGTAACACCTGTCCACCCAGAAACTCAG AGATGTTTAGTCGTCTGTGTGATATGCATCTGGAGACAGAGTCTGATGGGGAGCAGGATTTCCTGGCAGCTTTCGCCAACTACAACCCAG gtgacAGTTCAGAGGAGGATTCGGACGAATGCAGCTGTGTAAATGGTCGCTGTGTTCGCTCCTACCTGGGCACCATGTGTGAATGTAACACAGGCTTTAGGCTGGACCACTCCCGCACCCGCTGTATAG ACATTGATGAGTGTGCAGAACCAGGAGCTCGTGTCAGTCCATGCAAGAACGCTCGCTGTGTGAACACCGCTGGCTCATACAAGTGCTTCTGCAAACAAGGCTTTGTGGCCACACGCAGGCCAAACACATGTGTCAGACGCAGAACTCGGTAA